Proteins encoded by one window of Marixanthomonas sp. SCSIO 43207:
- a CDS encoding DUF6702 family protein: MKFLKIALLIVVLPLMTASSADHKFYVSTTNIEYVPQKQSLQIITKIFIDDIEDVLQKRYDSSISIATTKETKRDAAFLKKYILQKLQININGKPAKLNYLGRDYDIDVVNAYIEITGVKKLKSIEVKDEILMDLFEEQQNIIHIKTPNLRRSLILDKDNPKDMLNFD, from the coding sequence ATGAAGTTTTTAAAAATTGCACTTCTTATTGTTGTACTCCCTTTAATGACAGCGTCTTCTGCTGATCATAAATTCTATGTGAGTACCACAAATATTGAATATGTTCCGCAAAAACAATCCTTACAAATAATAACAAAAATCTTTATTGATGATATAGAAGACGTGCTTCAAAAAAGATATGACTCTTCTATCTCTATAGCTACCACAAAAGAGACAAAACGTGATGCTGCATTTCTTAAAAAATACATTCTTCAAAAGTTACAAATAAACATTAATGGAAAACCTGCCAAGTTAAATTACTTGGGTAGAGATTATGATATTGATGTTGTAAATGCATACATTGAGATTACCGGAGTCAAAAAATTAAAGTCAATTGAAGTTAAAGACGAAATATTGATGGATTTATTTGAAGAACAACAAAATATTATACATATTAAAACACCTAATTTAAGAAGAAGTCTCATTTTGGATAAAGATAATCCTAAAGATATGTTAAACTTCGATTAA
- a CDS encoding twin-arginine translocase TatA/TatE family subunit: MFLQTIYLFISGTEIAFILFIILLVFGADKVPEIARGLGKGMRQLKDATNDIKSEITKSAEKQGIDVDITKDVREEIDKVKEDVEEVTGPIKRRR, from the coding sequence ATGTTTCTACAAACAATATATTTATTTATAAGTGGTACTGAAATAGCCTTCATACTATTTATTATTCTACTGGTTTTTGGGGCAGATAAAGTACCCGAAATAGCCCGTGGACTTGGAAAAGGTATGCGCCAACTTAAAGACGCAACAAACGATATCAAGTCTGAAATAACTAAAAGCGCCGAAAAGCAAGGCATTGATGTGGATATCACTAAAGATGTCCGTGAAGAAATTGACAAAGTAAAAGAAGATGTAGAAGAAGTAACCGGTCCCATTAAACGCAGACGTTAA
- a CDS encoding M1 family metallopeptidase → MKLVKYASLVLLFLSAGISYGQDDSTSEERKPGHTNNNRFKQLYEEFSTPNQYRSASGAPGPRYYQQQADYVMDIVLDDETQRISGNETITYTNNSPDELEYLWVQLDQNVRAKDSKSPLIEPSGAAPADMAGSFVQKHMGAGFDGGFKIEAVKDEKGRNLPHTINRTMMRVEMPKNLEPGEEFTFSIKWWYNIPDHTIDRARSGYEVFNDGNKGYVIAQFYPRMAVYNDVEGWQNSQFWGRDEFALPFGDFEVSITVPADHVLDATGTLQNRKDVFSKTMMNRYEKAKKSYDKPVLIVTQEEAEKASKGFSKNTKTWKFKAENVRDYAFATSRRYIWDMMAVKQNNGKDVMAVSMYPPEGNPLWEEFSTKAVASTLKSYSRMTFDYPYPKAISVHAKNQGMEYPMICWNYGRPDENGNYSERTKYGMISVIIHEVGHNYFPMIVNSDERQWTWMDEGLNTFVQYVAEQDFGEWYPDAIAPNKKYPSRRGPAKNIVNYMAGDQDYIAPIMTKGLNTYSFGANAYAKPATGLNILRETIMGRELFDYAFKVYANRWMFKHPTPEDFFRTMEDASAVDLDWFWRAWFYSTEYTDIGVKEVKRFYVTSKMNSQVREMMEARGMTESDLPPLVYMVEEGSEDYEESMKNASLDDVSTLQEYIMDNLSAEERANLKKPNYFYEITFEKPGGIPMPIIAEFTYSDGSTERVKYPAQIWRKNDKEVGKVIASDKEITKIMVDPDEETADIDTENNSWPKRKKLGEFDKFKQKTEQD, encoded by the coding sequence ATGAAATTAGTAAAATACGCTTCCTTGGTCCTCTTGTTTCTCTCAGCAGGAATAAGCTACGGTCAAGATGATTCAACCAGTGAAGAACGCAAACCGGGTCACACAAATAACAATCGCTTTAAGCAGCTTTATGAAGAGTTTTCAACTCCCAACCAATACCGAAGTGCGAGTGGAGCGCCAGGACCAAGATATTATCAGCAACAAGCTGATTATGTGATGGATATTGTTTTAGATGATGAAACGCAACGTATTTCAGGAAATGAAACAATTACCTACACCAATAATTCTCCGGACGAATTAGAATATCTATGGGTTCAGTTGGATCAAAATGTGCGTGCTAAAGATTCAAAGTCGCCACTTATTGAGCCAAGTGGAGCTGCTCCTGCAGATATGGCCGGGTCTTTTGTGCAAAAACATATGGGAGCTGGATTTGATGGAGGATTTAAAATAGAAGCCGTTAAAGACGAAAAAGGTAGAAATCTTCCGCATACTATTAACAGAACGATGATGCGAGTTGAAATGCCAAAAAATCTTGAACCAGGTGAAGAATTTACTTTTTCAATAAAGTGGTGGTACAACATTCCAGATCATACTATTGATAGAGCACGTAGTGGGTATGAAGTATTTAATGATGGTAACAAAGGATATGTAATAGCTCAATTTTACCCAAGAATGGCAGTTTATAATGATGTAGAAGGATGGCAAAATAGCCAATTCTGGGGGCGTGATGAATTTGCATTGCCATTTGGTGATTTTGAAGTAAGTATTACTGTTCCTGCAGATCACGTTCTAGATGCTACCGGAACACTTCAAAACAGAAAAGATGTTTTTTCAAAAACAATGATGAACCGTTATGAAAAAGCAAAAAAATCATATGATAAACCGGTCTTGATCGTAACACAAGAGGAAGCAGAGAAGGCTTCAAAAGGATTCTCAAAAAACACAAAAACGTGGAAGTTTAAAGCAGAAAATGTACGTGATTACGCTTTTGCTACCTCTAGACGTTATATCTGGGATATGATGGCAGTAAAGCAAAACAACGGTAAAGATGTAATGGCTGTATCTATGTATCCGCCAGAAGGTAACCCACTTTGGGAAGAATTTTCTACAAAAGCTGTTGCAAGTACATTAAAGTCTTACTCTAGAATGACTTTTGATTATCCATACCCAAAAGCAATTTCAGTACATGCCAAAAATCAAGGGATGGAATACCCAATGATATGCTGGAATTATGGACGTCCAGATGAAAATGGAAATTACAGTGAGCGTACCAAGTATGGAATGATTTCAGTAATTATTCACGAGGTAGGTCATAACTACTTCCCAATGATTGTAAACAGTGATGAGCGTCAATGGACGTGGATGGACGAAGGACTTAACACTTTTGTACAATACGTTGCCGAACAAGATTTTGGTGAGTGGTATCCAGATGCAATTGCACCAAATAAAAAATATCCTTCACGAAGAGGACCTGCTAAAAACATTGTAAACTACATGGCAGGCGATCAAGATTACATTGCACCTATTATGACCAAAGGGTTAAATACCTACAGTTTTGGTGCTAATGCATATGCAAAACCAGCAACCGGTTTAAACATTCTTCGCGAAACTATTATGGGTAGAGAGTTGTTTGACTATGCATTCAAAGTATACGCAAACCGTTGGATGTTTAAACACCCAACTCCTGAAGACTTTTTCAGAACTATGGAAGATGCATCTGCAGTAGACCTTGATTGGTTTTGGAGAGCTTGGTTTTACAGTACAGAATATACAGATATAGGTGTTAAAGAAGTAAAACGTTTTTATGTAACTTCAAAAATGAATTCACAAGTGCGTGAAATGATGGAAGCACGTGGTATGACAGAAAGTGATCTTCCACCATTAGTTTATATGGTAGAAGAAGGAAGTGAAGACTATGAAGAAAGTATGAAAAACGCATCACTTGACGATGTTTCAACACTTCAAGAATACATAATGGATAATCTTTCTGCTGAAGAAAGAGCTAACCTTAAAAAGCCTAACTACTTTTACGAAATAACTTTTGAAAAACCAGGAGGTATCCCAATGCCTATTATTGCAGAGTTTACTTATAGCGACGGTAGTACCGAGCGTGTTAAATACCCTGCTCAAATTTGGAGAAAAAATGACAAAGAAGTAGGAAAGGTAATAGCTTCAGACAAAGAGATAACCAAAATTATGGTAGATCCAGATGAAGAAACAGCAGATATAGATACAGAAAATAACAGTTGGCCAAAACGTAAAAAGTTAGGCGAGTTTGATAAGTTCAAACAAAAGACTGAACAAGACTAA
- a CDS encoding M48 family metalloprotease → MASRRSWKIRIFIGLAIVAFAFFKKCANTQENPYTGKEQTISMSTEKEIAIGLQSAPQMINQYGGMHPDQNQQRYIDAIGAKLVTNSLAKDTPYQYEFHLLADNETINAFALPGGQIFITQALFSKLTSEDQLAGILGHEIGHVLGRHSAERIAETEFWQTISQGASVGADAGELVAGIGQNVLLGNGRDDELESDELGVKFMMDAGYNPYEMIEVMKILKAAAGPNRLPEFKSTHPDPDNRIEKIKQAIEKFGG, encoded by the coding sequence ATGGCTTCAAGACGCAGTTGGAAAATTAGAATTTTTATAGGATTGGCTATTGTCGCTTTTGCCTTTTTTAAAAAATGTGCTAATACACAAGAAAACCCTTACACCGGAAAAGAACAAACTATTTCAATGTCTACTGAAAAAGAAATTGCTATAGGTTTACAAAGTGCTCCCCAAATGATCAATCAATACGGAGGCATGCATCCAGATCAGAATCAACAACGCTACATTGATGCAATTGGTGCAAAATTGGTTACTAACAGTTTGGCAAAAGACACACCGTATCAATATGAGTTTCATTTACTAGCAGATAATGAAACCATAAATGCTTTTGCACTTCCTGGTGGACAAATTTTTATCACCCAAGCACTATTTTCAAAACTTACTTCTGAAGATCAATTGGCCGGTATACTGGGGCATGAAATAGGTCATGTATTAGGCAGACACTCTGCAGAACGCATAGCTGAAACTGAATTTTGGCAAACTATTTCACAAGGAGCATCGGTAGGCGCAGATGCCGGAGAGCTTGTTGCCGGTATTGGTCAAAATGTACTACTAGGCAATGGCCGTGACGATGAACTGGAGAGCGATGAACTTGGTGTTAAATTTATGATGGATGCGGGTTACAACCCCTACGAAATGATTGAAGTTATGAAGATTTTAAAAGCTGCAGCAGGTCCCAATCGCTTACCAGAATTTAAAAGCACACATCCAGACCCAGACAATCGCATTGAAAAAATCAAGCAAGCGATTGAAAAATTTGGAGGGTAA
- a CDS encoding M15 family metallopeptidase has protein sequence MNRKDFIKNSFLSLSAISLLPLVSFTNQETFTIDQLIGKGNPDITGNSYRSTMHKEAKNAFLKMKQAASKENITIEIVSAYRSFERQKQIFEGKYNRFTKQGLSPSEAIEKIIEYSTIPGTSRHHWGTDIDIIDANAPRPEHVLQEEHFHGKGPFCRLKEWLNEYANSFNFYEVYTNNANRNGFKYEPWHFSYAPVSIPMLTAYKKLNLQQILQNEQIEGSDFFTEEFIKKYRAEHILDINPDLLL, from the coding sequence ATGAACCGAAAAGATTTTATAAAAAACTCATTTCTTTCCCTAAGCGCTATTTCTCTATTGCCACTTGTATCATTTACCAACCAAGAAACCTTTACAATTGATCAACTTATAGGTAAAGGAAACCCAGACATTACTGGCAACAGCTATAGATCTACTATGCATAAAGAAGCCAAGAATGCTTTTTTAAAAATGAAACAAGCCGCTTCAAAAGAAAATATTACTATTGAAATTGTCTCTGCCTACCGAAGTTTTGAACGCCAAAAGCAGATTTTTGAAGGAAAATACAATCGGTTTACAAAGCAAGGCTTATCACCAAGTGAAGCCATTGAAAAAATTATTGAATATTCAACCATACCTGGAACCTCAAGACACCACTGGGGGACAGACATTGACATTATAGACGCAAATGCTCCCAGGCCAGAACACGTGTTGCAAGAAGAACACTTTCATGGCAAGGGGCCATTTTGTAGACTAAAAGAGTGGCTCAATGAATACGCCAACTCTTTCAACTTTTATGAAGTGTACACCAATAATGCAAATAGGAATGGTTTTAAATATGAACCTTGGCACTTTAGCTACGCGCCGGTTTCTATACCCATGTTAACAGCGTATAAAAAGCTAAATCTTCAACAAATACTTCAAAATGAACAAATAGAAGGAAGTGATTTTTTCACAGAAGAGTTTATAAAAAAATATCGTGCAGAACATATTCTTGACATAAATCCAGATTTACTTTTGTAA
- the pepE gene encoding dipeptidase PepE, with amino-acid sequence MKNFIAASTSTIYNGAYLDYLSEALTELFSETDEILFIPYARPGGISHDEYTQKASEAFKKINKKVVGIHTFKNPETAIKNAKGIFTGGGNTFVLVTALYKNQIMQSLREVIFNGTPYLGTSAGSNICGVTMCTTNDMPIVYPPSFKTLGVLPFNINPHYLDPDPSSKHMGETRETRIKEFHTQNTIPVVGLREGSWLRVKGSSIVLKGELKARVFKKDKDPEEIDTETSLSQLTL; translated from the coding sequence ATGAAAAACTTTATTGCAGCTAGCACTTCAACAATATACAACGGCGCCTATTTAGATTATTTAAGCGAAGCATTAACTGAGCTTTTTTCTGAAACAGATGAGATACTTTTTATACCCTATGCCAGACCGGGCGGCATCTCACACGATGAATACACTCAAAAAGCTTCTGAAGCATTTAAAAAGATAAATAAAAAAGTTGTAGGCATTCATACGTTTAAAAATCCTGAAACTGCAATTAAAAATGCAAAAGGAATATTTACCGGAGGTGGTAATACGTTTGTTTTGGTTACAGCTTTGTACAAAAACCAAATTATGCAATCGCTGCGAGAAGTGATTTTTAATGGCACTCCTTATCTTGGCACTAGCGCAGGAAGTAATATATGCGGAGTAACTATGTGTACAACAAATGATATGCCTATTGTTTATCCGCCATCGTTTAAAACCCTAGGTGTTCTACCTTTTAATATCAACCCACATTACTTAGATCCAGATCCTTCTAGCAAACATATGGGAGAAACCCGAGAAACACGCATTAAAGAGTTTCACACTCAAAACACCATTCCGGTGGTAGGATTAAGAGAAGGTAGCTGGTTGCGCGTCAAAGGAAGCTCTATTGTTTTAAAAGGAGAATTAAAAGCTAGAGTTTTTAAAAAAGATAAAGATCCCGAAGAAATTGACACCGAAACATCATTAAGCCAACTTACACTATAA
- a CDS encoding acyltransferase family protein has product MFISNVPNIIKEYRPELNGLRALAVILVLLFHLDISWMQGGFLGVDVFLVVSGYFISKNILYGLQNNSFTFKKFYTKRLRRLFPALIFTLILVVIAGYFFFTPSSYERLGKSAIFASFSLSNFFFWSEAGYFNLESTYKPLLHMWSLSLEEQFYLFWPLLLVVLYKFKKQYLHFFILVIAIISIVLGEIYIANNPSAVFFLIPFRMFEFLLGASCIWLEKYFFNRKTYILESLFFIGLVLIVYSSVKFDHFTRMPGVLSLVPCVGTMFIIVAGKAPKLSWVLKNNVVETIGKASYSIYLIHWPIIVYYKYWTLSDLSLSNQISIGLSSIVAGLLMWHFIENTFRYRKSKKSKIDPIWFTVPTLILVISSFSLFIWKSEGVTSRFTDELYMTKAEILENRKMYFDEYKENQDLLKGKPNSGHVMVLGNSHSVDLIFALRQNGFNSKITSLKSLGKCYNFGQSYDENAAKDCKALLSKNLNNKNWNKVDAIFLHDNWPKLEVDGLKEIIEKIRNISNAPIYVFGPKMTYVKQIPEIVRLSNSISPKIINKKAEEFSRKDFKLRLNNNLKKELSKPFYRKLNVSFIDILALQGGENPQKFEIVSSDDLKFLYFDNSHFTKKGSKKLGKKLKDKHPSLFDIKNLK; this is encoded by the coding sequence ATGTTTATAAGCAATGTCCCAAACATTATAAAAGAGTATCGCCCAGAACTTAACGGGTTGAGAGCTTTAGCAGTAATTCTTGTTTTACTTTTTCATTTAGACATTTCTTGGATGCAAGGTGGCTTTTTGGGTGTTGATGTATTTTTGGTTGTATCGGGCTACTTTATAAGTAAAAACATTTTGTATGGATTACAAAATAACTCTTTTACATTCAAGAAGTTTTACACAAAGCGACTAAGAAGACTTTTTCCAGCCCTTATTTTTACACTCATTCTTGTAGTAATTGCAGGTTACTTTTTTTTCACACCTTCAAGTTATGAGCGACTGGGAAAATCTGCTATTTTTGCTTCCTTTTCACTGTCCAATTTCTTCTTTTGGAGTGAAGCAGGTTATTTTAATCTAGAATCGACCTACAAACCGCTATTGCACATGTGGTCTTTATCTTTGGAAGAGCAGTTTTATCTGTTTTGGCCACTATTGCTAGTTGTTTTATACAAGTTTAAAAAACAATACCTTCATTTTTTTATACTAGTAATTGCTATAATTTCTATTGTTTTAGGTGAAATATATATTGCAAACAATCCAAGTGCTGTATTTTTCTTAATACCCTTCAGAATGTTTGAATTTTTATTAGGTGCAAGTTGTATTTGGCTTGAAAAGTATTTTTTTAACAGAAAAACCTACATCCTTGAAAGCCTATTTTTCATAGGGCTAGTACTCATTGTTTACTCTTCTGTCAAATTTGATCATTTTACCAGAATGCCGGGTGTTCTTTCACTAGTTCCTTGTGTAGGTACTATGTTTATTATTGTTGCAGGAAAAGCGCCTAAACTAAGCTGGGTTTTAAAAAACAACGTTGTAGAAACCATCGGAAAAGCTTCTTACTCCATTTATCTTATTCATTGGCCAATCATTGTTTATTATAAATATTGGACTCTTTCTGACTTATCACTCTCCAATCAAATTAGTATTGGTCTTTCTTCAATTGTAGCTGGCCTTTTAATGTGGCATTTTATTGAAAACACCTTTAGGTATAGAAAAAGTAAGAAATCAAAGATTGACCCTATTTGGTTTACCGTACCCACACTTATACTTGTAATTTCATCATTCTCATTATTTATTTGGAAAAGTGAAGGAGTTACTTCAAGGTTTACTGATGAACTATACATGACCAAAGCTGAAATTTTAGAAAACAGGAAAATGTATTTTGATGAATACAAAGAAAACCAAGATTTACTAAAAGGCAAACCAAATAGTGGGCATGTAATGGTATTAGGCAACTCACACTCAGTAGATTTAATTTTTGCTTTGAGACAAAACGGTTTTAATTCAAAAATCACTTCTTTAAAAAGTTTGGGGAAATGCTATAACTTTGGTCAATCTTATGATGAAAATGCAGCTAAAGACTGTAAAGCACTGTTATCAAAAAATCTAAATAACAAAAATTGGAACAAGGTTGATGCCATCTTCCTACATGATAATTGGCCAAAATTAGAAGTAGACGGCTTAAAAGAAATCATTGAAAAAATAAGAAATATTTCAAATGCTCCTATCTATGTATTTGGTCCAAAAATGACCTATGTAAAACAAATACCTGAAATTGTAAGATTAAGCAACTCCATTTCACCAAAAATAATTAATAAGAAAGCAGAAGAATTTTCAAGAAAAGATTTTAAACTGCGATTAAACAATAATCTTAAAAAAGAACTATCAAAACCTTTCTATAGGAAATTAAACGTCTCATTTATTGATATCTTAGCCTTACAAGGTGGAGAAAATCCTCAAAAGTTTGAGATAGTTTCTAGTGATGATTTAAAGTTTCTGTATTTTGACAATTCTCACTTTACAAAAAAAGGTTCAAAAAAACTTGGTAAAAAACTTAAAGACAAACATCCTAGCTTATTCGACATTAAAAATTTAAAGTAA
- a CDS encoding phosphatase PAP2 family protein: MFEILKEWDRELFVFLNSLGIKQFDDFWITVTQIETWTPLFLLFTFLIFYYFKWKRGGAIFFFLLLTFGITIFVTGEVKNYFERLRPNNVESLSEIIRILQKPSNYSFFSGHASSSFSITTFMVLVLREKTKWVYLFFLWPLIFVTSRIYVGVHYPSDIFVGALVGTVFAFLFYKLCKLALKHDKLSVSDLT; the protein is encoded by the coding sequence ATGTTTGAAATACTGAAAGAATGGGATAGAGAATTATTTGTTTTTCTCAATTCTTTAGGAATTAAACAATTTGATGATTTCTGGATCACCGTCACACAAATAGAAACCTGGACGCCACTTTTTTTACTTTTTACTTTTTTAATTTTTTACTATTTCAAATGGAAAAGAGGAGGAGCCATCTTTTTTTTTCTATTGCTAACTTTTGGGATTACTATTTTTGTTACAGGAGAAGTTAAAAACTATTTTGAAAGACTGCGCCCCAATAACGTAGAATCTCTTTCCGAAATAATTCGCATTTTACAAAAACCATCAAACTATAGTTTTTTCTCTGGTCACGCATCATCAAGTTTTTCAATAACAACCTTTATGGTATTGGTGTTAAGAGAAAAAACCAAATGGGTTTATCTTTTCTTTTTATGGCCACTCATATTTGTTACAAGTAGAATTTATGTAGGAGTACATTACCCTAGCGATATTTTTGTAGGAGCCTTGGTAGGTACTGTTTTTGCTTTCCTATTTTATAAATTATGTAAACTAGCCTTGAAGCATGACAAGTTAAGTGTTAGTGATTTAACCTAA
- a CDS encoding S8 family serine peptidase gives MRKLQLAVLAVFTIVITSCTKDNPLSEETQETNLSSEISQELLTIPQINAIIDEELRRTGDFSWKNTTDQVLWSATVHGGDVLTIGYGNQGESFSTQKNARLTNSKNSIVSEIMSIEEGTRKETLFEDDDVLNVIDVQVNSITTISALRKRDDIRYMEPNAYSFFYSEQYPQTRSSKGCNKDGQSLNSNDYRTIAPGSLVSWTYDEHNIEQAWSYSTGANVTVGLIDTGVSQSQSLLGSNFNDGYSSGRTIQKYGTFIDSSWWWSSNYDGPHDKCGHGTSMGATIASPRNNDNLPVGVAYNSNLIAYRATEDVVLNDYHERKGVKDALRQLADRNDVKIISMSIGYPWSIENIKDAVRYAHSKGKLIFAAGGTSLDFTNWYPVIFPASMSETVAVTGITDDGTYEQCATCHDGNEIEFTIVMQRANDVNRTGTVLGFYNGDTAYVGGSSVATATTAGIAALVWARHPSWSRNQVLNKMRQSSEFYPNKDSTKGYGNIDALQAVQ, from the coding sequence ATGAGAAAATTACAACTCGCGGTACTTGCTGTGTTTACTATAGTTATTACAAGCTGTACCAAAGACAATCCCCTTTCAGAAGAAACTCAAGAAACCAATTTGTCTTCTGAAATTTCCCAAGAATTATTAACCATCCCCCAAATCAATGCTATTATTGATGAAGAGTTGCGCCGTACAGGTGATTTTAGTTGGAAAAATACAACAGATCAAGTATTGTGGAGCGCAACAGTACACGGAGGCGACGTTTTAACCATTGGATACGGAAACCAAGGCGAAAGTTTCAGTACTCAAAAAAATGCTAGACTTACCAACTCAAAAAACTCAATTGTTTCGGAAATTATGTCAATCGAAGAAGGAACTCGAAAAGAAACCCTTTTTGAAGACGATGACGTGTTAAATGTTATTGACGTTCAGGTAAACTCTATAACTACCATTTCAGCTTTAAGAAAAAGAGATGATATACGGTATATGGAGCCAAATGCGTATTCTTTTTTTTATAGCGAACAATACCCGCAAACTAGATCGTCAAAAGGCTGCAATAAAGATGGTCAATCATTAAATAGTAATGATTACCGTACCATTGCACCGGGATCGTTAGTGAGCTGGACGTATGATGAACATAATATTGAACAAGCATGGAGTTACAGTACCGGAGCCAATGTTACAGTTGGTTTAATTGATACCGGAGTATCTCAAAGTCAATCCTTATTGGGTTCAAATTTTAATGATGGCTACAGCTCAGGAAGAACAATTCAAAAGTATGGTACATTTATCGATTCTTCATGGTGGTGGAGTTCAAATTATGATGGTCCCCACGATAAATGTGGTCATGGTACGAGTATGGGAGCAACAATTGCTTCGCCAAGAAATAACGATAACTTACCGGTTGGGGTAGCGTATAATTCAAATTTAATAGCCTACAGAGCTACTGAAGATGTGGTATTAAACGACTACCACGAACGCAAAGGTGTAAAAGATGCCTTGAGACAATTGGCAGATAGAAATGATGTTAAAATCATTTCAATGTCTATAGGATACCCTTGGTCTATTGAAAATATTAAAGATGCTGTTCGATATGCACATAGCAAAGGGAAATTAATTTTTGCAGCAGGAGGTACTTCTTTAGATTTTACAAATTGGTATCCAGTTATTTTTCCTGCTAGTATGAGTGAAACAGTCGCTGTAACCGGTATAACAGACGATGGAACGTATGAGCAATGTGCTACTTGTCACGATGGTAATGAAATAGAGTTTACAATTGTAATGCAACGTGCAAATGATGTAAACCGCACCGGAACTGTTCTAGGGTTTTACAATGGCGATACCGCTTATGTAGGAGGATCGTCTGTTGCTACTGCAACCACAGCCGGAATCGCAGCTTTAGTTTGGGCAAGACATCCAAGTTGGAGCAGAAATCAAGTGTTGAATAAAATGCGACAAAGTTCTGAGTTTTATCCCAATAAAGATAGTACAAAGGGATATGGAAATATAGATGCCTTACAAGCTGTACAATAA
- a CDS encoding GNAT family N-acetyltransferase, translating to MELRFGIIPASEILVIIPLLQKLEENSVPEPVLKERVLSMATENYECLGIYYSETLIGICGLWYQTRHYAGKNVELDHVYIDENFQSKGIGKKLIDFIANHVTKKGCNWMELNTYVHNFPSHKFYYNQGFVAKGYHFVKEL from the coding sequence ATGGAACTTCGTTTTGGTATAATTCCAGCTTCTGAAATTTTAGTAATCATTCCGCTGTTGCAAAAACTGGAGGAAAATAGTGTGCCAGAACCAGTTTTAAAAGAAAGGGTTTTGAGTATGGCTACCGAGAATTATGAGTGTCTAGGTATTTATTATTCAGAAACGTTGATAGGTATATGTGGTTTGTGGTACCAAACGAGGCATTATGCCGGTAAAAATGTTGAACTAGATCACGTGTATATTGATGAAAACTTTCAAAGTAAAGGAATAGGCAAAAAATTAATTGATTTTATTGCAAACCACGTAACCAAAAAAGGATGCAATTGGATGGAGTTAAACACCTACGTTCACAATTTTCCGTCACATAAATTTTATTATAATCAAGGATTTGTAGCCAAAGGCTATCATTTTGTAAAAGAGCTATAA
- a CDS encoding carboxypeptidase-like regulatory domain-containing protein yields the protein MRRYIALLLVLLPFTLLAQDIERTLVTGVVSAPKGDDIEGINIYNSTTQKGTVTDKEGEFQLQVGINDRVLVTALQFQSFTIIVDKGVIESETMNIYLNPAVNQLEEVIVRPYDLSGNIVADVNRVKTYTINPTMDLSYEALNFKYNFSADALTKVDGNAAEQAINSEGMKNGLNIKNILKLIFKGKEKQTTEAYVKNSIQLSTALRQRFSNAYIFETFNISENKADDFLHFVEDSGLTTDLLQSQNELKLLEYMFRQSQLYKEQRENK from the coding sequence ATGAGACGTTATATCGCCCTATTACTAGTATTACTTCCGTTCACTTTACTGGCGCAAGATATTGAACGAACGCTTGTTACGGGTGTGGTGTCTGCACCAAAAGGAGATGATATTGAAGGAATAAATATTTATAATTCTACCACACAAAAAGGAACGGTCACAGATAAAGAAGGGGAGTTTCAATTGCAAGTAGGAATTAACGACCGAGTTTTGGTTACCGCATTACAATTTCAAAGTTTTACCATTATTGTAGATAAAGGAGTTATTGAAAGTGAAACAATGAATATTTATCTTAATCCTGCAGTAAACCAACTAGAAGAGGTGATTGTAAGACCGTATGATCTTTCAGGAAATATTGTAGCAGATGTGAATAGAGTGAAAACGTATACCATAAATCCAACAATGGATTTGTCATACGAAGCGTTAAACTTTAAATATAATTTTTCAGCAGATGCACTTACAAAAGTAGATGGTAATGCTGCAGAACAAGCAATCAATAGTGAAGGAATGAAAAATGGCTTAAATATTAAAAACATCCTTAAGCTCATTTTTAAAGGGAAAGAAAAGCAAACTACTGAAGCTTATGTAAAAAACTCGATACAGCTATCCACAGCCCTTAGACAACGATTCAGTAATGCCTATATATTTGAGACATTTAATATTTCAGAAAACAAAGCAGATGATTTTTTACATTTTGTTGAAGACAGCGGTTTGACAACTGATTTGTTACAATCTCAAAATGAATTAAAGCTGCTTGAGTATATGTTTAGACAAAGTCAATTGTATAAAGAACAGCGTGAAAACAAATAA